TTCAAGCTAAAATTTAGTTCCTCCGGTGATTCGGTGTGATCGCCATTTGACAGAGGACTGGACAAGGGGATTGGCACCCTGATTGTCAGTTGACTCCAACCACTTTTGTGGCCGTCCATTACCATGGCAGTTTTGTGGATGCAGTGGTACTGTGTGCTCTTGGCTTGCTCATGGTTTAGTTCATGCTGGCAGTATTGCCACCATGGTGGGGTCCCTgatggagagactccctctttaaagagAGTCCTGAAAGGGTTGCTGAGGTGACCAATTTGTGTTCTCTGTTTCTCGCAGGAGCTGTGATAAACAGAATGGTCAGGCTGACTTCATGTGCCCAGTCGCATATTCAGACAAACAGCTTCCAGACATCCGCGTCCAAGAAACAAACCGGATCGTGGTTGAGAAAGTAAGTTGGATTTGAATGTGTCCTCGGTGTCCAGCTAGCCAGGCTAGGTTTGTCAACAGTGGTTAACTAGGTTGGTGAACCGCTGCACCCTATGTGCTAAAGGGACCTTTTGTGATGTTAACCGTCATCCTTATTTCCAGGCCTGGGTGTGACCTTCCCCAACCTGGCTCCCTTTACTGATGCTCTGCTTGCTTTCTGTTTTCAGTTCTGCTGGGACATCGCCTTGGCTccattgaagcagctgcccatgAATCTGTTCATTATGTACACGGCTGGCAACAACATCTCCATCTTCCCTATCATGATGGTTTGCATGATGGCCTGGAGACCCATACAGGCACTGATGTCCATGTCGGCAAGTGAGTATTGTATTGATTCTGCAGCTGCGAAACCGCTCTGAACTGGCATCATTTGAATGGGATTTAGAATAGAGTGCTGAGAGCTCAGTGAATGAGGGAGTTCGGGAAGGACGGGAAAGAGGAGCTCTTTTACTTTCCAGATTTCTTGGCCTTCAAGAAGTGGTCTTACTCTGCTACA
This DNA window, taken from Scyliorhinus canicula unplaced genomic scaffold, sScyCan1.1, whole genome shotgun sequence, encodes the following:
- the LOC119959793 gene encoding ER membrane protein complex subunit 4-like isoform X5; this encodes MAAGAALANRARWHKWTLELNPSGSSRCRGRAGSLGLESCDKQNGQADFMCPVAYSDKQLPDIRVQETNRIVVEKFCWDIALAPLKQLPMNLFIMYTAGNNISIFPIMMVCMMAWRPIQALMSMSAKSGVHGRGAGPVMVPLSSHRSERQRPRMIDTGLNLLPPG